Proteins encoded by one window of Methylovirgula ligni:
- the cmk gene encoding (d)CMP kinase, which yields MIVAIDGPAASGKGTLARRLADYLNLPHLDTGLLYRATARTLIEHGQNLSDVHAAVAAARGLSLTDFDTKELRGRDMGEAASIVAAIPEVRQALVDMQRSFAARPGGAVLDGRDIGTVICPQAEAKIYVTASPETRASRRALELKGQGEAVDYQAVLEEIRRRDARDASRALAPLRLAEDAVELDTTDLDIEAAFRTALSIVEGKRSKAAARP from the coding sequence ATGATCGTGGCGATCGACGGGCCCGCGGCCTCGGGTAAGGGCACTCTGGCGCGCCGCCTTGCGGACTATCTCAACCTGCCGCATCTCGATACCGGGCTGCTTTATCGCGCCACTGCCCGCACGCTCATCGAGCATGGGCAGAATCTTTCCGATGTCCATGCCGCCGTCGCGGCGGCGCGCGGCCTTTCGCTGACCGATTTCGATACCAAGGAACTGCGCGGCCGCGACATGGGTGAGGCGGCCTCGATCGTCGCCGCCATCCCCGAGGTGCGCCAAGCGCTCGTCGACATGCAGCGCAGCTTCGCCGCGCGGCCCGGCGGCGCCGTCCTCGACGGGCGCGATATCGGCACGGTCATCTGTCCGCAGGCCGAGGCGAAGATCTATGTGACGGCGAGCCCCGAAACTCGCGCCAGCCGCCGCGCGCTGGAGCTTAAGGGTCAAGGCGAGGCCGTCGATTATCAAGCGGTTCTGGAGGAAATCCGGCGCCGTGACGCCCGGGATGCCTCCCGCGCTCTGGCGCCGCTCCGGTTGGCCGAGGATGCGGTCGAGCTCGACACGACGGATCTCGATATCGAGGCCGCCTTTCGGACCGCACTCAGCATTGTCGAAGGAAAGAGATCAAAAGCCGCGGCACGACCTTAG
- a CDS encoding restriction endonuclease — protein MPIPDYQTLMLPVLKLAARGETSVPEITGELVAQFGLTKEERDQVLPSGRQTVLHNRIHWAKFYMSKAGLITSPRRGRFIASEIGRDLIAKNPGQINVDLLLKNPAFKEFYRGSGGADSVNSMSPANASSAGLAATVTPEEQIEAAYLAVHSALQTDLLQRMLQNSPSFFEQVIVSLLVAMGYGGNYRDATRRLGRSGDGGVDGIINEDRLGLDRVYVQAKRYTPGNTVGRPEVQSFVGSLVGLGAAKGVFVTTSTFSQQASDYARNLPQRVILIDGKTLTSLMIEHKVGVRVSRALEFSRLDEDFFSEEE, from the coding sequence TTGCCGATTCCCGATTATCAGACGCTTATGCTTCCTGTTCTAAAGTTGGCGGCACGTGGCGAAACGAGCGTTCCCGAAATAACGGGCGAACTCGTGGCCCAGTTTGGTTTGACAAAGGAGGAACGCGACCAAGTTCTCCCGAGCGGCCGTCAAACCGTCCTGCATAATCGCATCCATTGGGCCAAATTTTATATGAGTAAGGCCGGTTTGATCACATCGCCGCGCCGTGGTCGGTTTATCGCCAGCGAGATTGGACGCGACCTTATTGCCAAAAACCCTGGTCAGATAAACGTAGATCTTTTGCTTAAAAATCCGGCATTTAAGGAATTTTATCGCGGGTCGGGCGGCGCCGATTCCGTTAATTCCATGAGCCCGGCGAACGCCTCATCCGCAGGTCTCGCGGCCACCGTCACTCCAGAAGAACAGATCGAAGCCGCTTATCTTGCCGTTCATTCGGCCCTTCAGACCGATCTATTGCAGAGGATGCTTCAGAACAGCCCCAGCTTTTTTGAACAGGTCATTGTTAGTCTTCTTGTCGCAATGGGATATGGCGGAAACTATCGCGACGCAACTCGGCGGCTTGGTCGCTCAGGTGACGGTGGCGTTGATGGAATTATAAATGAAGACCGGCTGGGATTGGATCGTGTCTACGTTCAGGCAAAGCGATACACTCCCGGCAACACTGTCGGACGACCCGAGGTGCAGTCTTTCGTCGGTAGCTTAGTAGGCCTTGGCGCAGCTAAGGGCGTTTTTGTGACAACGTCCACCTTTAGCCAACAGGCATCAGATTATGCCAGAAATCTACCCCAGCGGGTGATCTTGATCGACGGGAAAACCCTGACGAGCCTGATGATTGAACATAAGGTAGGCGTGCGTGTCAGCCGGGCGCTTGAGTTTAGTCGTCTGGACGAAGATTTTTTCTCCGAAGAAGAATAG
- the rpsA gene encoding 30S ribosomal protein S1: MTSTTTYAPSREDFAALLDESYGENEALEGAVIKGIVVAIEKDVAVIDVGLKTEGRVALKEFQGPGREGAPKVGDEVEVYLERIENALGEAVISRDKARREESWVRLEKAFEKQEKVEGVIFNQVKGGFTVDLDGAVAFLPRSQVDIRPIRDVAPLMHVTQPFQILKMDRRRGNIVVSRRTVLEESRAEQRHEIVANLEEGQVIDGVVKNITDYGAFVDLGGIDGLLHVTDIAWRRVNHPSEVLAIGQTVKVKIIKINHETHRISLGMKQLLDDPWQGIEAKYPVNARIHGRVTNITDYGAFVELEPGIEGLIHVSEMSWTKKNVHPGKIVATSQEVDVQVLEVDPVKRRISLGLKQTLTNPWEDFAAKHPIGSEVEGEVKNKTEFGLFVGLEGDVDGMVHLSDLDWNKPGEQAIEEYKKGDIVKAKVLDVDQEKERISLGIKQLASDPFAAAPADESGPDYKKGAIVTCEVIEVKEGGIDVKIAGTDFVAFIKRAELARDRADQRPDRFAVGEKVDARITQFDRRARKVAVSIKALEVAEEKEAIAQFGSADSGAVLGDILGAALKARDSEGKKSAKKKTDEE, from the coding sequence ATGACATCAACCACCACCTACGCGCCTTCGCGCGAGGATTTTGCGGCGCTTCTCGATGAGAGCTATGGCGAAAACGAAGCTCTCGAGGGCGCGGTTATCAAGGGCATTGTCGTCGCCATCGAAAAAGATGTTGCCGTCATCGACGTCGGTCTGAAGACCGAAGGCCGCGTCGCCCTCAAGGAATTTCAGGGACCGGGCCGCGAAGGCGCGCCGAAGGTCGGCGATGAAGTCGAAGTCTATCTCGAGCGGATCGAGAACGCGCTCGGCGAGGCCGTGATCTCGCGCGACAAGGCACGCCGCGAAGAGAGCTGGGTGCGGCTCGAAAAAGCTTTCGAGAAGCAGGAAAAGGTCGAAGGCGTCATCTTCAATCAGGTCAAGGGCGGCTTCACCGTCGATCTCGACGGCGCCGTGGCCTTCCTGCCGCGCAGCCAGGTCGATATCCGCCCGATCCGCGATGTCGCGCCGCTGATGCATGTGACGCAGCCGTTCCAGATCCTCAAGATGGATCGCCGCCGCGGCAATATCGTCGTCTCCCGCCGCACCGTGCTCGAGGAGAGCCGGGCCGAGCAGCGCCACGAGATCGTCGCCAACCTCGAAGAGGGGCAGGTCATCGACGGCGTGGTCAAGAACATCACCGATTACGGTGCGTTCGTCGATCTCGGCGGCATCGACGGCCTCCTGCATGTCACCGACATCGCCTGGCGCCGCGTCAACCATCCGAGCGAGGTCCTCGCCATCGGTCAGACGGTGAAGGTCAAGATCATCAAGATCAACCACGAGACCCACCGCATTTCGCTCGGCATGAAGCAATTGCTCGACGATCCGTGGCAGGGAATCGAAGCCAAATATCCGGTCAACGCCCGCATCCACGGCCGCGTGACGAACATCACGGATTACGGCGCGTTCGTCGAACTGGAGCCGGGCATCGAAGGCCTGATCCACGTCTCGGAAATGTCGTGGACCAAGAAGAACGTCCATCCCGGCAAGATCGTCGCGACGAGCCAGGAAGTCGATGTCCAGGTTCTGGAAGTCGATCCGGTCAAGCGCCGCATTTCGCTCGGCCTCAAGCAGACGCTCACCAATCCCTGGGAAGATTTCGCCGCCAAGCATCCGATTGGCAGCGAGGTCGAGGGCGAGGTCAAGAACAAGACCGAGTTTGGCCTGTTCGTTGGCCTCGAGGGCGATGTGGACGGCATGGTCCACTTGTCCGATCTCGACTGGAACAAGCCGGGGGAGCAGGCGATCGAGGAATACAAGAAGGGCGACATCGTCAAGGCGAAGGTGCTCGACGTCGATCAGGAGAAGGAGCGGATCTCGCTTGGCATCAAGCAGCTCGCCTCCGATCCGTTTGCCGCAGCGCCGGCCGACGAAAGCGGACCCGACTACAAGAAGGGTGCGATCGTCACCTGTGAGGTGATCGAGGTCAAAGAAGGCGGCATCGACGTCAAAATCGCCGGCACCGATTTCGTCGCTTTCATCAAGCGCGCGGAACTGGCACGCGATCGCGCCGATCAGCGTCCCGATCGTTTCGCCGTCGGCGAAAAGGTCGATGCGCGCATCACCCAGTTCGATCGCCGCGCCCGCAAGGTCGCGGTTTCGATCAAGGCGCTCGAAGTCGCTGAAGAGAAGGAAGCCATCGCCCAGTTCGGCTCGGCCGATTCGGGCGCGGTGCTCGGCGACATTCTCGGCGCCGCGCTGAAGGCGCGCGATTCCGAGGGCAAGAAGAGCGCCAAGAAGAAAACCGACGAGGAATAA
- a CDS encoding Hsp70 family protein, with protein MNDGDICAVGIDFGTTNSVVAIADRRGQVETLSWPSFGGPTHTFRTALMFWREGRSLKHVAGPAALQRAIAAEDEQRFIQSIKTYLASPFFSETWLYGERFTIERLVSTFLNHLLDGRDQVRTLPIFSGRPVVFAGERPDEALAIGRLTKAYADAGLPQVALAYEPVGAAYWYARGLTRDETVLVADFGGGTSDFSVLRFRRNGKAFVAEPLAHTGVGVAGDTFDYRIVTNVVAPQLGKGTSYRSFGKLLPIPAYFYSAFAQWHQLSWLKSGAALTELGKLIAVAEAPRMLEDLRTMIEMDLGFDLYRVVNGVKAALSDADTVTFRFDREGIVIESEITRRDFEAWIAPDLAKLAEAMERAVAQAGLEFGDIDAVFLTGGTSFVPAVRALFQNRFHAERVHLGDAFQSVAAGLALMALDQARPGTEGRGLAPPCHAS; from the coding sequence ATGAATGACGGAGATATCTGCGCTGTCGGCATCGATTTTGGCACGACGAATTCCGTTGTCGCCATCGCCGACCGAAGGGGGCAGGTCGAGACTTTGAGTTGGCCAAGTTTCGGCGGCCCGACGCACACGTTCCGCACGGCTTTGATGTTCTGGCGCGAGGGCCGTTCGCTCAAGCACGTCGCGGGTCCGGCGGCCTTGCAACGCGCGATCGCCGCCGAAGACGAGCAGCGCTTCATCCAGTCGATCAAGACCTATCTGGCGAGTCCGTTCTTCAGCGAGACATGGCTTTATGGTGAGCGTTTCACGATAGAGCGCCTCGTTTCTACCTTTCTGAATCATTTGCTCGATGGTCGCGATCAGGTGCGGACGCTGCCAATTTTCAGCGGTCGACCCGTGGTCTTTGCTGGCGAACGGCCGGACGAGGCGCTGGCGATCGGCCGACTCACCAAAGCTTATGCCGATGCGGGCTTGCCGCAGGTTGCGCTGGCCTATGAGCCTGTGGGCGCAGCCTATTGGTACGCGCGCGGGTTGACGCGTGACGAAACCGTGCTCGTCGCCGATTTCGGTGGTGGCACCAGCGATTTCTCCGTCCTGCGCTTTCGACGCAATGGTAAGGCTTTCGTCGCAGAGCCACTGGCTCATACGGGCGTCGGCGTTGCCGGAGATACGTTCGATTATCGCATCGTTACGAATGTGGTGGCGCCGCAGCTCGGCAAGGGAACGTCCTATCGATCATTCGGCAAGCTTCTGCCCATCCCCGCTTATTTTTATTCGGCTTTCGCGCAATGGCACCAGTTGTCGTGGCTGAAATCCGGCGCGGCGCTCACCGAATTGGGCAAGCTCATCGCCGTCGCCGAAGCGCCGCGGATGCTTGAAGATCTTCGCACGATGATCGAGATGGATTTGGGGTTCGATCTTTATCGCGTCGTCAACGGTGTGAAAGCCGCTTTGTCGGATGCCGATACGGTGACCTTCCGCTTCGATCGCGAAGGCATTGTGATCGAAAGCGAGATAACGCGGCGCGATTTCGAGGCCTGGATCGCGCCTGATCTCGCAAAGCTCGCGGAGGCGATGGAGCGTGCCGTCGCTCAAGCTGGTCTGGAATTTGGGGATATAGACGCGGTTTTCCTCACAGGCGGCACATCGTTCGTGCCCGCCGTTCGCGCACTCTTTCAAAACCGCTTCCACGCGGAGCGCGTGCATCTCGGTGATGCCTTCCAGTCGGTCGCTGCGGGTCTCGCTCTGATGGCGCTCGATCAAGCGCGACCGGGCACGGAAGGGCGTGGGCTTGCGCCGCCCTGCCACGCGTCTTAG
- the sppA gene encoding signal peptide peptidase SppA yields the protein MSNTSPADYIVDRRQLQRKLSFWRVASILLLIIGLLLAGLKISGRSGLGFGSAAPQIARVTITGLITGDRATLKLIHEVADAPNTKGVILSIDSPGGTTTGAEQLFIALRQLAAKKPTVAVVGTLAASGAYIAAIGADHIVSPGNALVGSIGVLFQYPDVSGLLDKVGVKMDTVKSSPLKAEPSGFEPTTPEVRAALASLVADSYGWFKGLVKDRRGLTDAQLAAVDDGRVFTGRQAIGLKLVDEIGEEPQAIAWLERVKKVPHGLPVHDWSSKSSLQRLGILSSAAKVADVLGFSSLARVLEHTETYAQGQLLDGLVAIWQVDPTN from the coding sequence ATGTCGAACACATCCCCCGCCGATTACATCGTCGATCGGCGGCAGTTGCAGCGGAAATTGTCGTTCTGGCGGGTTGCTTCGATCCTGCTGCTCATCATCGGGCTTTTGCTCGCCGGCCTGAAAATATCCGGTCGCAGCGGGCTGGGCTTCGGCTCCGCCGCGCCGCAGATCGCACGGGTTACGATCACGGGGCTGATCACCGGCGACCGCGCGACGCTGAAGCTCATCCACGAGGTCGCCGACGCGCCGAATACCAAGGGGGTGATTCTGTCGATCGACAGCCCCGGTGGCACGACGACGGGCGCGGAACAGCTCTTCATTGCCTTGCGTCAGCTCGCGGCGAAAAAGCCAACTGTCGCGGTTGTCGGCACCCTGGCCGCCTCGGGCGCCTATATCGCCGCGATCGGCGCGGATCACATCGTCTCGCCCGGCAATGCGCTGGTCGGTTCCATCGGCGTGCTGTTTCAATATCCCGACGTCTCGGGCCTTCTCGATAAGGTCGGGGTGAAAATGGATACGGTGAAATCCTCGCCGCTCAAGGCGGAGCCCAGTGGCTTCGAGCCGACCACGCCCGAGGTTCGCGCCGCCCTCGCTTCGCTTGTGGCCGACAGCTACGGCTGGTTCAAAGGCCTCGTAAAAGACCGCCGCGGGCTCACCGACGCCCAACTGGCGGCCGTGGACGACGGGCGCGTGTTCACCGGCCGGCAGGCTATCGGGCTGAAGCTCGTGGACGAGATCGGCGAGGAACCGCAGGCGATTGCCTGGCTTGAACGGGTCAAAAAAGTCCCGCACGGGCTGCCGGTCCACGATTGGAGCTCAAAGAGCAGCCTGCAGCGCCTCGGCATATTGAGCAGCGCGGCGAAAGTTGCCGATGTTTTGGGCTTTTCTTCTCTCGCGCGTGTGCTTGAGCATACAGAAACTTATGCGCAAGGACAATTACTTGACGGTCTTGTAGCGATTTGGCAGGTTGATCCAACCAATTAG
- a CDS encoding integration host factor subunit beta, giving the protein MIKSELVQRIADRNPHLYLRDVEKIVNAILDEIVNALARGDRVELRGFGAFSVKHRDARLGRNPRTGAHVSVDEKAVPFFKTGKEMRERLNDGYAG; this is encoded by the coding sequence ATGATCAAATCGGAACTCGTGCAGCGGATTGCTGACCGCAACCCGCATCTCTATCTGCGCGACGTGGAAAAGATTGTGAACGCCATCCTCGACGAAATCGTCAATGCCCTGGCGCGCGGCGACCGGGTGGAATTGCGTGGTTTCGGCGCCTTTTCGGTCAAGCACCGCGATGCGCGCCTCGGTCGAAACCCGCGCACCGGCGCGCATGTTTCTGTCGACGAAAAGGCTGTGCCGTTCTTCAAGACCGGCAAGGAAATGCGCGAACGGCTTAACGACGGCTATGCAGGGTAA
- a CDS encoding lipopolysaccharide assembly protein LapA domain-containing protein: MKRFLEVLILLPLAIIGLALAVANRHAVTVSFDPFTSTAAGAIEVPLFVVLIVAIVIGVLLGGFFTWLSQGKHRRALRESRAEAARLRSQAGHS, from the coding sequence ATGAAACGCTTTTTGGAAGTGCTCATTCTATTGCCGCTCGCGATCATCGGCCTCGCCTTGGCCGTCGCGAACAGGCATGCCGTGACGGTGTCCTTCGATCCCTTCACCTCGACAGCCGCCGGCGCGATCGAGGTGCCGCTGTTCGTCGTATTGATCGTCGCGATCGTCATTGGCGTTCTCCTCGGCGGCTTCTTTACCTGGCTGTCGCAGGGTAAGCATCGCCGGGCCTTGCGCGAGAGCCGCGCCGAGGCCGCACGGCTGCGCAGCCAGGCGGGCCATTCCTAA
- a CDS encoding phosphoribosylanthranilate isomerase, with translation MGMIVKICGLSTPETLGAALAAGADMVGFVHFPKSPRHVPLAAAAALAGGVAGRARKVLLTVDAGDDLLAAAIAAFEPDILQLHGHEPPARVAALRAKFGRPVMKAIGLASAADVAGIADYEAVADLLLFDALPADVTALPGGNGRAFDWALLRGRRFAKPWLIGGGLTAETVGEAIRATGASGVDVSSGVESARGVKDIGKIASFIAAARAAEKLGSLAESG, from the coding sequence ATGGGCATGATCGTCAAAATCTGCGGACTTTCGACGCCGGAGACGCTGGGCGCCGCGCTCGCGGCAGGCGCCGATATGGTTGGCTTCGTCCATTTTCCGAAAAGCCCGCGGCATGTGCCTCTGGCGGCCGCGGCGGCGCTGGCTGGCGGGGTTGCGGGCCGGGCGCGGAAGGTGCTGCTGACGGTCGATGCCGGCGACGACCTGCTCGCCGCGGCTATTGCCGCTTTTGAGCCGGATATTCTGCAATTGCATGGGCACGAGCCGCCGGCGCGGGTCGCCGCCCTGCGGGCGAAATTCGGCCGCCCGGTGATGAAGGCGATCGGCCTCGCCAGCGCCGCCGACGTCGCCGGTATTGCGGATTATGAGGCGGTCGCGGACCTGCTGCTGTTCGATGCCCTCCCCGCCGACGTCACGGCGCTGCCGGGGGGCAACGGCCGGGCCTTCGATTGGGCGCTGCTGCGCGGGCGCCGTTTTGCCAAGCCCTGGCTGATCGGCGGCGGCCTGACGGCGGAGACTGTCGGGGAGGCGATTCGCGCGACTGGCGCCTCGGGAGTCGACGTCTCGTCCGGCGTCGAAAGCGCGCGCGGCGTCAAGGATATTGGCAAAATTGCCAGTTTCATCGCGGCGGCGCGGGCGGCGGAAAAGCTTGGTTCCCTGGCCGAGAGCGGATAG
- the trpB gene encoding tryptophan synthase subunit beta, with protein sequence MKLENPNSFRTGPDERGHFGIFGGRFVAETLMPLILDLERHYEAAKKDPAFHAELNNLLTHYVGRPSPLYFAERLTEYLGGAKIYFKREELNHTGAHKINNVLGQILLARRMGKTRIIAETGAGQHGVATATACARFGLECIVYMGAVDVERQKPNVFRMNMLGAKVVPVQSGARTLKDAMNEALRDWVTNVEDTFYCIGTAAGPHPYPAMVRDFQCIIGEETRKQMLAAEGRLPDSLFACIGGGSNAIGLFHPFLDDRQIEIYGVEAAGYGLDKAHAASLAGGRPGVLHGNRTYLLMDADGQIEEGHSISAGLDYPGIGPEHSWLKETGRVTYLSATDDEALAAFQLCARQEGIIPALEPAHALARVIEIAPTKPREHLLVVNISGRGDKDIFTVAEHLGGM encoded by the coding sequence TTGAAACTGGAAAACCCCAATTCCTTCCGCACCGGCCCGGACGAGCGCGGGCATTTTGGCATTTTCGGCGGCCGTTTCGTCGCCGAAACGCTGATGCCGCTCATTCTCGACCTCGAGCGTCATTATGAGGCGGCGAAGAAAGACCCGGCCTTCCACGCCGAACTCAACAATCTGCTCACCCATTATGTCGGCCGGCCGAGCCCGCTCTATTTCGCCGAGCGGCTGACCGAATATCTCGGTGGCGCCAAAATCTATTTCAAGCGCGAGGAGCTGAACCACACCGGCGCACACAAGATCAACAATGTGCTCGGCCAGATCCTGCTGGCGCGGCGCATGGGCAAGACGCGGATTATTGCGGAGACCGGCGCCGGCCAGCATGGCGTTGCGACGGCGACGGCCTGCGCCCGCTTCGGGCTTGAGTGCATCGTCTATATGGGCGCCGTCGATGTCGAACGGCAGAAACCCAATGTCTTCCGCATGAACATGCTCGGCGCGAAAGTAGTGCCGGTCCAATCCGGCGCGCGCACCTTGAAGGACGCGATGAACGAAGCTTTGCGTGACTGGGTCACCAATGTCGAGGATACGTTCTATTGTATCGGCACGGCTGCGGGGCCGCATCCCTATCCGGCGATGGTGCGGGATTTCCAATGCATCATCGGTGAAGAGACGCGCAAGCAGATGCTGGCAGCGGAAGGCCGTCTGCCGGATTCGCTCTTCGCCTGCATCGGCGGCGGCTCGAATGCGATCGGCCTGTTCCATCCGTTTCTCGATGACCGGCAGATCGAAATCTACGGCGTCGAGGCTGCGGGCTATGGCCTCGACAAGGCCCATGCCGCCTCGCTCGCCGGTGGCCGCCCCGGCGTGCTGCACGGCAATCGCACCTATCTGCTCATGGATGCCGACGGGCAGATCGAGGAGGGCCATTCGATCTCGGCCGGGCTCGATTATCCCGGCATCGGGCCGGAACATTCCTGGCTGAAGGAGACTGGCCGCGTGACGTATCTCTCCGCGACGGACGACGAGGCGCTCGCCGCCTTTCAGCTCTGCGCGCGGCAGGAGGGCATCATCCCGGCGCTGGAGCCTGCCCATGCGCTCGCCAGGGTCATCGAGATCGCGCCGACGAAGCCGCGCGAGCATCTGCTGGTCGTCAACATCTCTGGCCGCGGCGACAAGGACATTTTCACCGTCGCCGAACATTTGGGCGGGATGTGA
- the trpA gene encoding tryptophan synthase subunit alpha, whose product MTTRIDSRFAELAREGRAALVTFIMGGDPDLETTLALLKALPAAGADVIELGMPFTDPMADGPAIQAAGLRALATHTTLAKVLKLAAEFRKADTATPLILMGYYNPIYVYGVPRFLTDAKAAGVDGVIVVDLPPEEDSELCLPAQEAGLAFIRLATPTTDDARLPTVLAHTAGFVYYVSITGITGAATPDYSKVAAAVARLKRHTALPVAVGFGVKNAENAAAIAKVADGVVVGSALVDALRKSLDANGHATAGSVAAVTDLVREIAAGVRSAAHQPA is encoded by the coding sequence ATGACAACACGCATCGACTCCCGTTTCGCCGAACTCGCCCGCGAGGGCCGCGCCGCGCTGGTGACTTTCATCATGGGCGGCGATCCCGATCTTGAGACGACGCTCGCGTTGCTGAAGGCGCTGCCGGCGGCGGGGGCTGACGTCATCGAGCTTGGTATGCCCTTCACCGATCCGATGGCCGACGGGCCGGCGATCCAGGCGGCGGGCCTGCGCGCGCTTGCGACCCATACGACACTCGCCAAGGTGCTCAAACTCGCCGCCGAATTCCGCAAAGCCGACACGGCGACGCCGCTCATCCTCATGGGCTATTACAATCCGATCTATGTCTATGGCGTGCCGCGCTTTCTCACCGATGCGAAGGCGGCGGGCGTCGATGGCGTGATCGTCGTTGATCTGCCCCCGGAGGAGGACAGCGAGCTTTGCCTGCCGGCGCAGGAGGCGGGGCTCGCCTTCATTCGCCTGGCAACACCGACGACGGACGATGCGCGGCTGCCGACCGTCCTCGCCCATACTGCGGGCTTTGTCTATTACGTCTCGATCACCGGCATCACCGGCGCGGCGACGCCCGATTACAGCAAAGTCGCCGCTGCCGTCGCGCGGCTGAAACGGCACACTGCTCTGCCTGTCGCGGTCGGCTTCGGCGTCAAGAATGCCGAAAACGCGGCCGCTATCGCGAAAGTTGCGGATGGCGTCGTCGTCGGCTCGGCGCTGGTCGATGCGCTGCGCAAATCTCTCGACGCCAACGGCCATGCGACGGCAGGCAGCGTTGCGGCGGTGACTGATCTCGTGCGCGAGATTGCCGCGGGCGTGCGCTCGGCGGCGCACCAGCCAGCCTGA
- the accD gene encoding acetyl-CoA carboxylase, carboxyltransferase subunit beta, which yields MNWISNVVPPKIRSFLRRETPENLWVKCPDSGELIFHKDLESNLYVVPGSGYHMKMPVKARLDSLFDNAVYETLPTPDVPLDPLKFRDVKRYVDRLKENRLKTGAADAVKICTGQIEGLDVTVAVQDFEFLGGSLGMAAGEAIVTGLLHAVATQTPFIIFTASGGARMQEGMFSLMQMPRTTVAVQRLRAAKLPYIVVLTNPTTGGVTASYAMLGDIQIAEPGAVIGFAGARVIEQTIRERLPEGFQRAEYLQVHGMVDMVVRRQDMRATLARLCGLLTHRPAFEQEAA from the coding sequence ATGAACTGGATCTCCAACGTCGTCCCCCCGAAAATCCGTTCCTTCCTGCGTCGCGAGACGCCGGAAAACCTCTGGGTCAAATGCCCCGACAGCGGTGAGCTGATCTTCCACAAGGACCTTGAGTCCAATCTCTATGTCGTGCCGGGCTCCGGCTATCACATGAAGATGCCGGTCAAGGCGCGGCTCGATTCCCTGTTCGACAACGCCGTCTACGAGACCTTGCCGACGCCGGACGTGCCGCTCGATCCGCTCAAGTTCCGCGATGTGAAGCGCTATGTCGATCGGCTGAAGGAAAACCGGCTGAAGACCGGCGCGGCCGATGCGGTGAAAATCTGCACCGGACAGATCGAAGGCCTCGATGTCACGGTCGCGGTGCAGGACTTTGAATTTCTCGGCGGCTCGCTCGGCATGGCGGCGGGCGAGGCGATCGTCACCGGTCTTCTGCACGCCGTCGCGACGCAGACGCCCTTCATCATCTTCACCGCCTCGGGCGGCGCGCGGATGCAGGAGGGCATGTTCTCGCTGATGCAGATGCCGCGCACGACCGTTGCCGTGCAGCGCCTGCGCGCGGCGAAGCTGCCCTATATCGTCGTGCTTACCAACCCGACGACCGGCGGCGTCACCGCCTCTTATGCGATGCTGGGCGATATTCAGATCGCCGAGCCCGGCGCCGTCATCGGCTTCGCCGGCGCGCGGGTGATCGAGCAGACGATCCGCGAGCGCCTGCCGGAGGGCTTCCAGCGCGCCGAATATCTCCAGGTCCACGGCATGGTGGACATGGTCGTGCGCCGCCAGGACATGCGCGCCACTTTGGCGCGGCTCTGCGGCCTGCTGACCCATCGTCCCGCATTCGAACAGGAAGCCGCATGA